From Marmota flaviventris isolate mMarFla1 chromosome X, mMarFla1.hap1, whole genome shotgun sequence, the proteins below share one genomic window:
- the LOC114084416 gene encoding melanoma-associated antigen B2-like codes for MPRGQKSKLRSRAKRQQARDETQGLRGAQATAEEEVGSPCSSPLGEGALPSSPAAGISQVSQRAPPSSSLGAGDSCKSSEAGAQERMPGSSQAAASPESSSRDPLTRKSSLLVQYLLEKYKTKEPITQADMLKVVNKKYKEYFPEILRRTSERVELVFGLELKEVDPNSHSYLLISKLGLSSEGSLSGSRGLPKTGLLMTLLGVIFMKGNRATEAEIWEFLNVLGIYAGRRHLIFGEPRKLITKDLVQKKYLEYRQVPGSDPPSFEFLWGPRAHAETSKMKVLEVLAKINDTNPNAFPNLYEEALRDEEEKAREKAVGRVGAPTRPRAVSKVLPHRPSHI; via the coding sequence ATGCCTAGGGGTCAGAAGAGTAAGCTGCGTTCCCGAGCCAAGCGCCAGCAGGCCCgcgatgaaacccagggcctcaggggtGCTCAGGCCACTGCAGAGGAGGAAGTGGGGTCTCCCTGCTCCTCTCCTCTTGGTGAGGGTGCACTCCCCAGCTCCCCTGCTGCTGGCATTAGCCAGGTGTCTCAGAGAGCCCCACCCTCTAGCTCTCTTGGTGCAGGTGATTCCTGCAAAAGCTCTGAAGCAGGTGCCCAGGAGAGAATGCCAGGCAGCTCCCAGGCAGCAGCCTCTCCTGAGAGCTCAAGCAGAGATCCTCTCACCAGGAAGTCCAGTCTGTTGGTGCAGTACTTGCTGGAGAAGTATAAAACAAAAGAGCCCATTACACAGGCAGATATGCTGAAGGTGGTCAACAAGAAGTACAAGGAGTACTTCCCTGAGATCCTCAGGAGAACCTCCGAGCGTGTGGAGCTGGTCTTTGGCCTAGAGTTGAAGGAAGTGGATCCCAACAGTCACTCCTACCTCCTTATCAGCAAGCTGGGGCTCTCCAGTGAAGGAAGTCTGAGTGGCAGTAGGGGCTTGCCCAAGACCGGTCTCCTGATGACCCTCCTGGGTGTGATCTTCATGAAGGGCAACCGTGCCACTGAGGCAGAGATCTGGGAATTCCTGAATGTGTTGGGGATCTATGCTGGGAGGAGGCACTTGATCTTTGGGGAGCCCCGGAAGCTCATCACCAAAGATTTAGTGCAGAAAAAGTACCTGGAGTACCGCCAGGTGCCTGGTAGTGACCCTCCCAGCTTTGAATTCCTGTGGGGTCCCAGAGCCCATGCAGAAACCAGCAAAATGAAGGTCCTGGAGGTTTTGGCCAAGATTAATGATACCAACCCTAATGCCTTCCCTAATCTGTATGAGGAGGCTTTGAGAGATGAGgaggagaaagcaagagagaaagctGTGGGTAGAGTGGGTGCACCTACCAGGCCTAGGGCTGTTTCCAAGGTCCTGCCCCACAGACCGTCTCACATCTAG
- the LOC114086012 gene encoding melanoma-associated antigen B5-like — MPRGLKNKFLAREKCQQARSDPQDFEDFEEAAAAAATTAEGFSSSLHSPPGTESRSSPQDPEKAQSTTTASAGVSCTTSDKVSNSQKEEGKSTSEATLSTDDSYEDPLTGKVGLLEQFLLYKYEMKQRITKEDMLKVVNQKYKNEFAEIFKRACEHLADVFVVDVREVDSTNHSYNLVSKLKLPNNGRIRAGRGLPKAGLLMNVLGMIFMKGDCASEEDIWRFLKMMHVYPGKKHFIYGEPKKLITKDLVRLKYLVYQQVVNSDPRRHEFLWGPRAHAETSKMQVLEFLAKINETAPSFFPTLYEEALKDEKERSQTTDAIKPETTAKASEVPKASCPAASLTPVEV; from the coding sequence ATGCCTCGAGGTCTGAAGAATAAGTTCCTTGCCCGTGAGAAATGCCAGCAGGCTCGAAGTGATCCTCAGGATTTTGAGGATtttgaagaagcagcagcagcagcagcaacaacagcagaagggttctcttcttctctccacAGTCCACCTGGTACTGAGTCACGGAGCAGTCCCCAGGATCCTGAGAAAGCACAATCTACTACCACTGCTTCTGCAGGTGTTTCTTGCACTACATCTGATAAAGTTTCTAATAGccaaaaggaggaagggaaaagcaCTTCTGAGGCCACACTCTCCACTGATGATTCCTATGAAGATCCTCTAACTGGAAAGGTTGGGTTGTTGGAGCAGTTCCTCCTCTACAAGTATGAAATGAAGCAGCGTATTACTAAGGAAGATATGCTGAAAGTTGTCAACCAGAAGTACAAAAATGAGTTTGCTGAAATCTTCAAGAGAGCCTGTGAGCATCTTGCAGATGTCTTTGTAGTTGATGTGAGGGAAGTTGACTCAACCAATCACTCATACAACCTTGTCAGCAAGCTGAAACTCCCCAACAATGGGAGGATTCGTGCTGGCAGGGGATTACCCAAGGCTGGTCTCCTGATGAATGTCCTGGGTATGATCTTCATGAAGGGTGACTGCGCCTCTGAGGAAGACATCTGGAGATTCCTGAAGATGATGCATGTATATCCTGGGAAGAAGCATTTCATCTATGGAGAGCCCAAGAAGCTCATCACCAAAGATTTGGTGAGGCTAAAATACCTGGTGTACCAGCAGGTGGTCAACAGTGATCCTCGACGCCATGAATTCCTGTGGGGTCCCCGAGCTCATGCTGAAACAAGCAAGATGCAAGTCTTGGAGTTTTTGGCTAAGATTAATGAGACCGCTCCTAGTTTCTTCCCAACCCTTTATGAAGAGGCTttgaaagatgagaaagaaagatCCCAAACCACGGATGCAATCAAGCCTGAAACTACTGCCAAAGCTAGTGAAGTTCCCAAGGCCTCATGTCCAGCAGCTTCTCTCACACCTGTTGAAGTTTGA